In a single window of the Gossypium hirsutum isolate 1008001.06 chromosome A13, Gossypium_hirsutum_v2.1, whole genome shotgun sequence genome:
- the LOC107913549 gene encoding protein CHROMATIN REMODELING 35 isoform X4, which produces MEPPLPFLSTNYGRSNEFNSMTCKRKKMSTDTKEYDSVSATGNPLDGTEKKKHKVSPNVIDYADPFAYTNMLESLNTGGKYGSVTKDIEALFSRNANMMSKILASQPCLSSVLVDVIKRSPRKETSNVPSRLLPHLSRNFINLEDESVGNGIKTAMLPVLVLDSDDEVNKNPRPLHLFQEIVLSKPSKKLLSKEKTEIVSKPSEGLLSKEKMEIEWRKSSEKLLHKEKMETVSRKKPSGKLLPKEKMETVSRKKPTEKLIPKEKMETISRKPSEKLFPKEKMDGLEELPGESMSEDEDCDHSFVLKDDLGYVCRICGVIERGIETIIEIQYNKAKKSTRTYAVEPRNGRESSETVGFKLSEDHLTVTDIAAHPRHMKQMKPHQLEGFNFLLNNLVTDNPGGCILAHAPGSGKTFMIISFMQSFLAKYPHAKPLVVLPKGILATWKKEFQTWQVEDIQLLDFYTVKADNRSQQLDVLKQWVERKSILFLGYKQFSTIICDSGNGKTSITCQEILLKAPSILILDEGHTPRNENTDVLQSLAKVQTTRKVVLSGTLYQNHVKEVFNILNLVRPKFLRSDTSKSIIKRVMSKVHISGVRKQFKGGAEAAFYDLVEHTLQKDENFERKVSVIHDLREMTSKVLHYYKGDFLDELPGLVDFTVVLGLSPTQMDEVPKLKRYQRKFKVSSVGSAVYLHPKLASFSEKSDTTDDKIDAKIDDLLDKLDIREGAKAKFFLNLLNLCESAGEKLLIFSQYLIPLKFLERLAVKLKGWQPGTEIFSITGESSTDHREWSTDHFNNSPDARVFFGSIKACGEGISLVGASRIIILDVHLNPSVTRQAIGRAFRPGQKKKVYVYRLIAGDSPEEEDHSTCFKKELIAKMWFEWNKYCGNRDFDMETVNVNECNDLFLESHLLREDIRLLYRR; this is translated from the exons ATGGAGCCTCCCTTGCCGTTTTTGTCTACAAATTATGGGAGGTCAAACG AGTTTAATTCTATGACTTGTAAAAGGAAGAAAATGTCAACTGATACAAAAGAATATGATAGCGTGTCAGCAACTGGAAATCCTTTGGATGGAACTGAAAAGAAAAAACATAAGGTGTCTCCAAATGTTATTGATTATGCCGACCCATTTGCATATACTAATATGCTTGAGTCCCTTAACACTGGCGGTAAATATGGAAGTGTCACAAAGGATATAGAAGCCCTTTTTTCTAGGAATGCGAATATGATGAGCAAGATACTTGCTTCGCAACCTTGTCTTTCGAGTGTGTTAGTAGATGTGATAAAAAGAAGCCCGAGGAAAGAGACTTCAAACGTGCCGAGTAGACTACTTCCTCATTTGTCAAGGAATTTCATCAACTTGGAGGATGAGTCAGTCGGAAATGGTATCAAAACGGCCATGTTGCCTGTACTGGTTCTGGATTCAGATGATGAAGTCAACAAAAATCCAAGGCCTCTGCATCTTTTTCAGGAAATTGTATTGAGCAAACCATCTAAGAAGTTACTCTCCAAGGAGAAAACG GAAATTGTATCGAAGCCATCTGAGGGATTACTCTCCAAGGAGAAAATG GAAATTGAATGGAGGAAGTCATCTGAGAAATTACTCCACAAGGAGAAAATG GAAACCGTATCGAGGAAGAAACCATCTGGGAAATTACTCCCCAAGGAGAAAATG GAAACTGTATCGAGGAAGAAGCCAACTGAGAAATTAATCCCCAAGGAGAAAATG GAAACTATATCAAGGAAGCCATCTGAGAAATTATTCCCCAAGGAAAAAATG GATGGTCTTGAGGAACTTCCAGGTGAAAGCATGTCAGAAGACGAGGACTGTGACCATTCTTTTGTCTTGAAGGATGATCTTGGTTATGTGTGTCGCATATGTGGGGTTATTGAGAGAGGAATTGAGACTATAATTGAGATCCAGTATAACAAG GCAAAAAAAAGCACACGCACATATGCAGTAGAGCCACGGAATGGCAGAGAGTCGTCTGAGACTGTTGGATTTAAGTTGTCTGAAGATCATTTAACAGTAACGGACATAGCTGCTCATCCAAGGCATATGAAGCAAATGAAACCTCACCAATTAGAGGGTTTTAATTTTCTACTGAACAATTTGGTAACAGATAACCCTGGCGGCTGCATCTTGGCTCATGCACCTGGATCAGGAAAGACGTTTATGATAATCAGCTTCATGCAAAGTTTCCTAGCCAAATATCCACATGCTAAACCGCTAGTCGTTCTTCCAAAAGGTATCTTGGCTACATGGAAAAAGGAGTTCCAGACATGGCAAGTAGAGGATATTCAACTACTCGATTTTTATACTGTGAAAGCTGATAATAGATCTCAGCAGTTGGACGTGTTGAAGCAGTGGGTTGAGAGAAAGAGTATCCTTTTTCTGGGGTACAAGCAGTTCTCTACCATAATTTGTGACAGTGGAAACGGAAAGACTTCTATTACTTGCCAAGAGATACTGCTCAAAGCACCTTCAATTCTAATTTTGGATGAAGGGCACACACCAAGAAATGAAAACACCGATGTGTTACAATCCCTTGCAAAAGTTCAAACAACTCGGAAAGTTGTACTTTCAGGAACTCTCTATCAAAATCATGTCAAGGAGGTATTTAACATATTGAACCTTGTTCGACCAAAGTTCCTTAGGTCAGACACATCGAAATCAATAATTAAGCGGGTAATGAGTAAGGTGCATATATCTGGAGTGAGAAAGCAGTTCAAAGGTGGAGCAGAGGCAGCTTTCTATGATTTGGTGGAGCACACATTGCAGAAGGATGAAAACTTTGAGAGGAAAGTCTCAGTCATACATGATCTACGTGAGATGACCAGCAAAGTTCTTCATTATTACAAAGGAGATTTTCTGGATGAGCTTCCTGGACTTGTTGATTTCACTGTTGTACTTGGTCTTAGTCCCACACAGATGGATGAAGTTCCGAAGTTAAAAAGGTATCAAAGGAAGTTCAAGGTTTCATCTGTTGGTAGTGCTGTTTATTTACATCCAAAACTAGCTTCTTTCTCTGAGAAGTCTGACACGACTGATGATAAGATAGATGCCAAGATCGATGACTTGTTAGACAAATTAGATATCAGAGAAGGAGCCAAAGCAAAATTCTttcttaatttgttaaatttatgtgAGTCAGCCGGTGAGAAGCTCCTTATTTTTAGTCAATATCTCATCCCCTTGAAATTTTTGGAGAGATTAGCTGTGAAATTGAAGGGTTGGCAACCAGGAACTGAGATTTTTTCAATCACGGGTGAGTCAAGTACTGATCATCGGGAGTGGTCTACGGATCACTTCAACAACTCTCCTGATGCTAGAGTTTTCTTCGGTTCTATTAAGGCTTGTGGAGAGGGAATTTCTTTGGTGGGGGCGTCCCGAATTATAATCTTGGATGTTCATCTTAATCCATCTGTGACCCGCCAAGCCATTGGCCGTGCATTTCGCCCTGGCCAAAAGAAGAAAGTATATGTATACAGATTGATTGCAGGTGATTCTCCTGAAGAGGAAGACCATTCTACTTGTTTCAAGAAGGAATTAATTGCAAAGATGTGGTTTGAGTGGAACAAGTATTGCGGTAACCGAGATTTCGACATGGAAACTGTCAATGTGAATGAGTGCAATGATCTCTTTCTGGAAAGTCACTTGTTAAGGGAAGATATCAGGCTTTTGTACAGAAG GTAG
- the LOC107913549 gene encoding protein CHROMATIN REMODELING 35 isoform X2 has translation MEPPLPFLSTNYGRSNEFNSMTCKRKKMSTDTKEYDSVSATGNPLDGTEKKKHKVSPNVIDYADPFAYTNMLESLNTGGKYGSVTKDIEALFSRNANMMSKILASQPCLSSVLVDVIKRSPRKETSNVPSRLLPHLSRNFINLEDESVGNGIKTAMLPVLVLDSDDEVNKNPRPLHLFQEIVLSKPSKKLLSKEKTEIVSKPSEGLLSKEKMEIEWRKSSEKLLHKEKMETVSRKKPSGKLLPKEKMETVSRKKPTEKLIPKEKMETISRKPSEKLFPKEKMVGESKSKKTDLKENVSLTSETDLKDEGVYVGVEEDVDTLTENIDDGLGDIWQEMSMALEFSKDGLEELPGESMSEDEDCDHSFVLKDDLGYVCRICGVIERGIETIIEIQYNKAKKSTRTYAVEPRNGRESSETVGFKLSEDHLTVTDIAAHPRHMKQMKPHQLEGFNFLLNNLVTDNPGGCILAHAPGSGKTFMIISFMQSFLAKYPHAKPLVVLPKGILATWKKEFQTWQVEDIQLLDFYTVKADNRSQQLDVLKQWVERKSILFLGYKQFSTIICDSGNGKTSITCQEILLKAPSILILDEGHTPRNENTDVLQSLAKVQTTRKVVLSGTLYQNHVKEVFNILNLVRPKFLRSDTSKSIIKRVMSKVHISGVRKQFKGGAEAAFYDLVEHTLQKDENFERKVSVIHDLREMTSKVLHYYKGDFLDELPGLVDFTVVLGLSPTQMDEVPKLKRYQRKFKVSSVGSAVYLHPKLASFSEKSDTTDDKIDAKIDDLLDKLDIREGAKAKFFLNLLNLCESAGEKLLIFSQYLIPLKFLERLAVKLKGWQPGTEIFSITGESSTDHREWSTDHFNNSPDARVFFGSIKACGEGISLVGASRIIILDVHLNPSVTRQAIGRAFRPGQKKKVYVYRLIAGDSPEEEDHSTCFKKELIAKMWFEWNKYCGNRDFDMETVNVNECNDLFLESHLLREDIRLLYRR, from the exons ATGGAGCCTCCCTTGCCGTTTTTGTCTACAAATTATGGGAGGTCAAACG AGTTTAATTCTATGACTTGTAAAAGGAAGAAAATGTCAACTGATACAAAAGAATATGATAGCGTGTCAGCAACTGGAAATCCTTTGGATGGAACTGAAAAGAAAAAACATAAGGTGTCTCCAAATGTTATTGATTATGCCGACCCATTTGCATATACTAATATGCTTGAGTCCCTTAACACTGGCGGTAAATATGGAAGTGTCACAAAGGATATAGAAGCCCTTTTTTCTAGGAATGCGAATATGATGAGCAAGATACTTGCTTCGCAACCTTGTCTTTCGAGTGTGTTAGTAGATGTGATAAAAAGAAGCCCGAGGAAAGAGACTTCAAACGTGCCGAGTAGACTACTTCCTCATTTGTCAAGGAATTTCATCAACTTGGAGGATGAGTCAGTCGGAAATGGTATCAAAACGGCCATGTTGCCTGTACTGGTTCTGGATTCAGATGATGAAGTCAACAAAAATCCAAGGCCTCTGCATCTTTTTCAGGAAATTGTATTGAGCAAACCATCTAAGAAGTTACTCTCCAAGGAGAAAACG GAAATTGTATCGAAGCCATCTGAGGGATTACTCTCCAAGGAGAAAATG GAAATTGAATGGAGGAAGTCATCTGAGAAATTACTCCACAAGGAGAAAATG GAAACCGTATCGAGGAAGAAACCATCTGGGAAATTACTCCCCAAGGAGAAAATG GAAACTGTATCGAGGAAGAAGCCAACTGAGAAATTAATCCCCAAGGAGAAAATG GAAACTATATCAAGGAAGCCATCTGAGAAATTATTCCCCAAGGAAAAAATG GTTGGGGAGTCCAAGAGTAAAAAAACTGACCTGAAAGAAAATGTTAGTCTAACCAGTGAAACTGATCTCAAGGATGAAGGTGTTTATGTTGGAGTCGAAGAAGATGTAGATACTCTAACTGAGAACATAGATGATGGTTTGGGAGATATTTGGCAGGAGATGTCAATGGCATTAGAGTTTTCCAAG GATGGTCTTGAGGAACTTCCAGGTGAAAGCATGTCAGAAGACGAGGACTGTGACCATTCTTTTGTCTTGAAGGATGATCTTGGTTATGTGTGTCGCATATGTGGGGTTATTGAGAGAGGAATTGAGACTATAATTGAGATCCAGTATAACAAG GCAAAAAAAAGCACACGCACATATGCAGTAGAGCCACGGAATGGCAGAGAGTCGTCTGAGACTGTTGGATTTAAGTTGTCTGAAGATCATTTAACAGTAACGGACATAGCTGCTCATCCAAGGCATATGAAGCAAATGAAACCTCACCAATTAGAGGGTTTTAATTTTCTACTGAACAATTTGGTAACAGATAACCCTGGCGGCTGCATCTTGGCTCATGCACCTGGATCAGGAAAGACGTTTATGATAATCAGCTTCATGCAAAGTTTCCTAGCCAAATATCCACATGCTAAACCGCTAGTCGTTCTTCCAAAAGGTATCTTGGCTACATGGAAAAAGGAGTTCCAGACATGGCAAGTAGAGGATATTCAACTACTCGATTTTTATACTGTGAAAGCTGATAATAGATCTCAGCAGTTGGACGTGTTGAAGCAGTGGGTTGAGAGAAAGAGTATCCTTTTTCTGGGGTACAAGCAGTTCTCTACCATAATTTGTGACAGTGGAAACGGAAAGACTTCTATTACTTGCCAAGAGATACTGCTCAAAGCACCTTCAATTCTAATTTTGGATGAAGGGCACACACCAAGAAATGAAAACACCGATGTGTTACAATCCCTTGCAAAAGTTCAAACAACTCGGAAAGTTGTACTTTCAGGAACTCTCTATCAAAATCATGTCAAGGAGGTATTTAACATATTGAACCTTGTTCGACCAAAGTTCCTTAGGTCAGACACATCGAAATCAATAATTAAGCGGGTAATGAGTAAGGTGCATATATCTGGAGTGAGAAAGCAGTTCAAAGGTGGAGCAGAGGCAGCTTTCTATGATTTGGTGGAGCACACATTGCAGAAGGATGAAAACTTTGAGAGGAAAGTCTCAGTCATACATGATCTACGTGAGATGACCAGCAAAGTTCTTCATTATTACAAAGGAGATTTTCTGGATGAGCTTCCTGGACTTGTTGATTTCACTGTTGTACTTGGTCTTAGTCCCACACAGATGGATGAAGTTCCGAAGTTAAAAAGGTATCAAAGGAAGTTCAAGGTTTCATCTGTTGGTAGTGCTGTTTATTTACATCCAAAACTAGCTTCTTTCTCTGAGAAGTCTGACACGACTGATGATAAGATAGATGCCAAGATCGATGACTTGTTAGACAAATTAGATATCAGAGAAGGAGCCAAAGCAAAATTCTttcttaatttgttaaatttatgtgAGTCAGCCGGTGAGAAGCTCCTTATTTTTAGTCAATATCTCATCCCCTTGAAATTTTTGGAGAGATTAGCTGTGAAATTGAAGGGTTGGCAACCAGGAACTGAGATTTTTTCAATCACGGGTGAGTCAAGTACTGATCATCGGGAGTGGTCTACGGATCACTTCAACAACTCTCCTGATGCTAGAGTTTTCTTCGGTTCTATTAAGGCTTGTGGAGAGGGAATTTCTTTGGTGGGGGCGTCCCGAATTATAATCTTGGATGTTCATCTTAATCCATCTGTGACCCGCCAAGCCATTGGCCGTGCATTTCGCCCTGGCCAAAAGAAGAAAGTATATGTATACAGATTGATTGCAGGTGATTCTCCTGAAGAGGAAGACCATTCTACTTGTTTCAAGAAGGAATTAATTGCAAAGATGTGGTTTGAGTGGAACAAGTATTGCGGTAACCGAGATTTCGACATGGAAACTGTCAATGTGAATGAGTGCAATGATCTCTTTCTGGAAAGTCACTTGTTAAGGGAAGATATCAGGCTTTTGTACAGAAG GTAG
- the LOC107913549 gene encoding protein CHROMATIN REMODELING 35 isoform X3 — MEPPLPFLSTNYGRSNEFNSMTCKRKKMSTDTKEYDSVSATGNPLDGTEKKKHKVSPNVIDYADPFAYTNMLESLNTGGKYGSVTKDIEALFSRNANMMSKILASQPCLSSVLVDVIKRSPRKETSNVPSRLLPHLSRNFINLEDESVGNGIKTAMLPVLVLDSDDEVNKNPRPLHLFQEIVLSKPSKKLLSKEKTEIVSKPSEGLLSKEKMEIEWRKSSEKLLHKEKMPFQETVSRKKPSGKLLPKEKMETVSRKKPTEKLIPKEKMETISRKPSEKLFPKEKMDGLEELPGESMSEDEDCDHSFVLKDDLGYVCRICGVIERGIETIIEIQYNKAKKSTRTYAVEPRNGRESSETVGFKLSEDHLTVTDIAAHPRHMKQMKPHQLEGFNFLLNNLVTDNPGGCILAHAPGSGKTFMIISFMQSFLAKYPHAKPLVVLPKGILATWKKEFQTWQVEDIQLLDFYTVKADNRSQQLDVLKQWVERKSILFLGYKQFSTIICDSGNGKTSITCQEILLKAPSILILDEGHTPRNENTDVLQSLAKVQTTRKVVLSGTLYQNHVKEVFNILNLVRPKFLRSDTSKSIIKRVMSKVHISGVRKQFKGGAEAAFYDLVEHTLQKDENFERKVSVIHDLREMTSKVLHYYKGDFLDELPGLVDFTVVLGLSPTQMDEVPKLKRYQRKFKVSSVGSAVYLHPKLASFSEKSDTTDDKIDAKIDDLLDKLDIREGAKAKFFLNLLNLCESAGEKLLIFSQYLIPLKFLERLAVKLKGWQPGTEIFSITGESSTDHREWSTDHFNNSPDARVFFGSIKACGEGISLVGASRIIILDVHLNPSVTRQAIGRAFRPGQKKKVYVYRLIAGDSPEEEDHSTCFKKELIAKMWFEWNKYCGNRDFDMETVNVNECNDLFLESHLLREDIRLLYRR, encoded by the exons ATGGAGCCTCCCTTGCCGTTTTTGTCTACAAATTATGGGAGGTCAAACG AGTTTAATTCTATGACTTGTAAAAGGAAGAAAATGTCAACTGATACAAAAGAATATGATAGCGTGTCAGCAACTGGAAATCCTTTGGATGGAACTGAAAAGAAAAAACATAAGGTGTCTCCAAATGTTATTGATTATGCCGACCCATTTGCATATACTAATATGCTTGAGTCCCTTAACACTGGCGGTAAATATGGAAGTGTCACAAAGGATATAGAAGCCCTTTTTTCTAGGAATGCGAATATGATGAGCAAGATACTTGCTTCGCAACCTTGTCTTTCGAGTGTGTTAGTAGATGTGATAAAAAGAAGCCCGAGGAAAGAGACTTCAAACGTGCCGAGTAGACTACTTCCTCATTTGTCAAGGAATTTCATCAACTTGGAGGATGAGTCAGTCGGAAATGGTATCAAAACGGCCATGTTGCCTGTACTGGTTCTGGATTCAGATGATGAAGTCAACAAAAATCCAAGGCCTCTGCATCTTTTTCAGGAAATTGTATTGAGCAAACCATCTAAGAAGTTACTCTCCAAGGAGAAAACG GAAATTGTATCGAAGCCATCTGAGGGATTACTCTCCAAGGAGAAAATG GAAATTGAATGGAGGAAGTCATCTGAGAAATTACTCCACAAGGAGAAAATG CCTTTTCAGGAAACCGTATCGAGGAAGAAACCATCTGGGAAATTACTCCCCAAGGAGAAAATG GAAACTGTATCGAGGAAGAAGCCAACTGAGAAATTAATCCCCAAGGAGAAAATG GAAACTATATCAAGGAAGCCATCTGAGAAATTATTCCCCAAGGAAAAAATG GATGGTCTTGAGGAACTTCCAGGTGAAAGCATGTCAGAAGACGAGGACTGTGACCATTCTTTTGTCTTGAAGGATGATCTTGGTTATGTGTGTCGCATATGTGGGGTTATTGAGAGAGGAATTGAGACTATAATTGAGATCCAGTATAACAAG GCAAAAAAAAGCACACGCACATATGCAGTAGAGCCACGGAATGGCAGAGAGTCGTCTGAGACTGTTGGATTTAAGTTGTCTGAAGATCATTTAACAGTAACGGACATAGCTGCTCATCCAAGGCATATGAAGCAAATGAAACCTCACCAATTAGAGGGTTTTAATTTTCTACTGAACAATTTGGTAACAGATAACCCTGGCGGCTGCATCTTGGCTCATGCACCTGGATCAGGAAAGACGTTTATGATAATCAGCTTCATGCAAAGTTTCCTAGCCAAATATCCACATGCTAAACCGCTAGTCGTTCTTCCAAAAGGTATCTTGGCTACATGGAAAAAGGAGTTCCAGACATGGCAAGTAGAGGATATTCAACTACTCGATTTTTATACTGTGAAAGCTGATAATAGATCTCAGCAGTTGGACGTGTTGAAGCAGTGGGTTGAGAGAAAGAGTATCCTTTTTCTGGGGTACAAGCAGTTCTCTACCATAATTTGTGACAGTGGAAACGGAAAGACTTCTATTACTTGCCAAGAGATACTGCTCAAAGCACCTTCAATTCTAATTTTGGATGAAGGGCACACACCAAGAAATGAAAACACCGATGTGTTACAATCCCTTGCAAAAGTTCAAACAACTCGGAAAGTTGTACTTTCAGGAACTCTCTATCAAAATCATGTCAAGGAGGTATTTAACATATTGAACCTTGTTCGACCAAAGTTCCTTAGGTCAGACACATCGAAATCAATAATTAAGCGGGTAATGAGTAAGGTGCATATATCTGGAGTGAGAAAGCAGTTCAAAGGTGGAGCAGAGGCAGCTTTCTATGATTTGGTGGAGCACACATTGCAGAAGGATGAAAACTTTGAGAGGAAAGTCTCAGTCATACATGATCTACGTGAGATGACCAGCAAAGTTCTTCATTATTACAAAGGAGATTTTCTGGATGAGCTTCCTGGACTTGTTGATTTCACTGTTGTACTTGGTCTTAGTCCCACACAGATGGATGAAGTTCCGAAGTTAAAAAGGTATCAAAGGAAGTTCAAGGTTTCATCTGTTGGTAGTGCTGTTTATTTACATCCAAAACTAGCTTCTTTCTCTGAGAAGTCTGACACGACTGATGATAAGATAGATGCCAAGATCGATGACTTGTTAGACAAATTAGATATCAGAGAAGGAGCCAAAGCAAAATTCTttcttaatttgttaaatttatgtgAGTCAGCCGGTGAGAAGCTCCTTATTTTTAGTCAATATCTCATCCCCTTGAAATTTTTGGAGAGATTAGCTGTGAAATTGAAGGGTTGGCAACCAGGAACTGAGATTTTTTCAATCACGGGTGAGTCAAGTACTGATCATCGGGAGTGGTCTACGGATCACTTCAACAACTCTCCTGATGCTAGAGTTTTCTTCGGTTCTATTAAGGCTTGTGGAGAGGGAATTTCTTTGGTGGGGGCGTCCCGAATTATAATCTTGGATGTTCATCTTAATCCATCTGTGACCCGCCAAGCCATTGGCCGTGCATTTCGCCCTGGCCAAAAGAAGAAAGTATATGTATACAGATTGATTGCAGGTGATTCTCCTGAAGAGGAAGACCATTCTACTTGTTTCAAGAAGGAATTAATTGCAAAGATGTGGTTTGAGTGGAACAAGTATTGCGGTAACCGAGATTTCGACATGGAAACTGTCAATGTGAATGAGTGCAATGATCTCTTTCTGGAAAGTCACTTGTTAAGGGAAGATATCAGGCTTTTGTACAGAAG GTAG